One part of the Thermodesulfobacterium commune DSM 2178 genome encodes these proteins:
- a CDS encoding flavodoxin family protein translates to MQLLAIHASPRSQGNSEIFLDAFLSTLNHQKIKTEKIKLTELKFSPCVECGGCEKDGTCILKDDLTEVYPKILKANFLVVATPIFFYSHPSFLQAFFERFQAFWVSKYLLKAPPPSQKPKGILLALGATKGKKVFECLVRSFKYVLDTIDGEYIGGIFLRGIDKKGEILKHLEGLEKVKTLGEKLSILEKKDLTKSKEELAQFLGLDLDPTP, encoded by the coding sequence ATGCAACTTTTAGCCATCCACGCAAGCCCAAGAAGTCAGGGCAATTCTGAAATTTTCCTTGATGCCTTCCTCTCTACCCTTAATCACCAAAAGATAAAAACCGAAAAGATAAAACTTACGGAACTTAAATTCTCCCCTTGTGTTGAATGCGGAGGTTGTGAAAAAGACGGAACGTGTATTCTTAAAGATGACCTAACCGAAGTTTACCCTAAAATTCTTAAGGCTAACTTTCTGGTGGTAGCAACCCCTATCTTCTTTTATTCCCATCCTTCTTTTTTGCAGGCCTTCTTCGAAAGATTTCAGGCCTTCTGGGTCTCTAAATATCTTCTTAAAGCTCCACCTCCCTCTCAAAAACCAAAAGGTATCCTTCTTGCTTTAGGTGCAACCAAAGGCAAAAAAGTCTTTGAATGTTTAGTAAGAAGTTTTAAATACGTGCTTGATACCATAGACGGAGAATATATAGGAGGAATTTTTTTAAGAGGGATTGATAAAAAGGGAGAAATACTTAAACACCTTGAGGGTTTAGAAAAGGTTAAAACTTTAGGAGAAAAACTCTCTATCCTCGAAAAAAAGGACTTAACCAAGTCTAAAGAAGAGTTAGCTCAATTTTTAGGGCTTGACTTAGACCCTACTCCTTAA
- the thiE gene encoding thiamine phosphate synthase, with amino-acid sequence MVLKGFYVITDEVLTPYQDGEIFRMVEKALKGGAKFVQLRDKNSDLEVLTNIAIELKKLCHRFGAYFIVNDRVDLAAKVLADGVHVGKDDQPLSQVKEIFKGPIIGVSCYGDLRRAMEAEKQGATYVAFGSFYPSPTKPNSTVVDKTLIPLAKKTLKIPVCAIGGITLERAKELVQLGADMVAVISDLWKDNDIEGKARAYAKLFE; translated from the coding sequence ATGGTTTTAAAAGGTTTTTATGTGATAACCGACGAGGTTTTGACCCCTTATCAAGACGGAGAAATCTTTCGAATGGTTGAAAAGGCGTTAAAAGGAGGGGCTAAGTTTGTTCAACTAAGAGATAAAAACTCAGATTTAGAGGTTTTAACAAACATAGCCATAGAACTAAAGAAGCTTTGCCACAGGTTTGGTGCTTATTTTATCGTTAACGACAGGGTAGATTTGGCAGCCAAAGTGCTGGCAGACGGGGTGCATGTAGGTAAAGACGATCAGCCTCTTAGCCAGGTTAAAGAGATTTTTAAAGGCCCTATCATCGGGGTTTCCTGTTATGGAGACTTGAGAAGAGCCATGGAGGCAGAAAAACAGGGAGCCACTTATGTGGCCTTTGGGAGTTTTTACCCCTCTCCTACCAAACCGAACTCAACCGTAGTAGATAAAACCTTGATCCCTCTTGCTAAAAAGACTCTAAAAATTCCTGTATGTGCTATAGGTGGCATAACCTTAGAGCGAGCAAAGGAGCTTGTCCAATTAGGGGCAGACATGGTAGCTGTTATAAGCGACCTATGGAAGGATAACGACATAGAAGGAAAAGCAAGAGCCTATGCTAAACTTTTTGAATAA